The segment AAGTCCTCCTCGGGCGTGGCCGGAGCCCTGTCCGTCCTGTCCGTGTTGCAGGACGTCTCTGACAGCGTTTCCGAGTCCACAGACTCCTCGTCAAATCCAAAAAATGTCTCCACAACATGCTTCTGTGAAAGGCAATTTGCACGGCATGAGAGAGGGACTCAAGAGTCGCCTGGATACCCCCACCCCGTCCTCCGCGGGCAGAGGGGTGACAGTGTGCATCAGGGCCATGGGGGCATCCCaggaggggggtggtgggggggccGTGACTGCTGAGGGGGAAGGAGGCAGCCAGAGGTGGTCAGAGGGTGGAGGGTGGCCGCAGAGGGTGCTAGCTCGACCCTGGCTCCAGGCTCATGAGCTGATGACCTTTTGCAAGGGAGCGACGTAGCCTGTCTGAGCGCCAGCTTCCTTCTCCGTCAGAGGGACACAGGCCCCCCACCTCACCCATGAGCACAAAGTGAGGTCACCGAGCCACGTGCCCAGCGTGGTAACACATGGTGAGCAGCATCCTTGCTGTACTGagtcgggggaggggagggcgggggcaGGCCACCTGAGATGTCAGGTTCTAGGTCAGATAGAATGGTGAAAGGTGCAAAGTGGCCACAGGTGGACTTGGGGTTCTGACTGGCTGGGCAAGTTGGGGGGCGGGAGATTCAGGTCCTCACTAGATGTGCCCTAACAGGcaattttagtttagtttaacaagcacatttataaaattagaaGGAATGGTGTAATGGACCTATATACACCCAGTACTCAGATTCAGAGGCAGTTGTGAGGCTCTGTGTGCTGGGCTTCCAGCTACCCTATCCAGCACTTCTCTCACCCCAAATATCACAAGAGATGAGGCTTCATTcgctcacttattcattcattccttaagTGAACACCTGACTAAGCGCCTTCTATGGGTCAAACCCTGGGTGGAGCCTGGGGGGGCCACAACTGATCAAAACCAGGCTTGATCCCTGCCTCAAAGAGCTTCTGTCCCTTGGGGCCTCAGATGCCAACAGGCAATCACCAGATCAACATCCCTTGTCCTAGAAACACTGGCTTTCCCCCCACCCACAAATAGCCCCTgagaaagatttttgtttttacaaatcaGGGGATGCTCTTGACCGTGAAGAAAGAACCATACCTAAATCCAGAGCCAAGCTCCCACTCGGTAATCTGAACCAGGTTCTCCCAGAGTCCCTCCCCACCCGTCAACACACAGAGGCACTCCCTACATGCTCAGGCACCTCTCTCTCTGTCAGAGCCAATGCCTCTGTACAAGCTCATGGGTCCAGATGGCAGAAAAATGTGGCTGGTGCCCCTAACAGGATTAGGAGCTAATTCAGAACCAGGAAGCAAGGGGAAGGGAGGCTCCTTTGTTATCCTGTACAGTTTAGCATCTCTCATGAGGCTTTGAGGGAGGCACCTGGCCACGGCTGTCACCCACGATGGCCTTGCATTTGGCATCTGTGTTTCTGCAAAGTGCTTTTGCCttatgctttttgtttatttaacacAGGTGGGGCACATACTGCCCTCTGAACTCCCGGGTCACACGTCAGCCACCTCCTCGACAGTTCCAGGAAGGCTGGTGCATGCTGACCTAACACTCCCGAACCTGCTGTTTCCATGTTCGGACTAACCTGTGTTCACCACTGGCAGCTCCATCTTTACAGTTCCTCAGGCCAAAAACCAACCCCTTTCTCCACTCCATGCTCCACGCCTCCGAGAGAAACCCTGCTGGCTCGATCTTCAACCCACGATCCAACCCTCCACGAACCAGTACCGCCCTcctggtccaagccaccatcacCTCTCACTACTGGCTTTTCGGCTTCTGCCTTTGTCCCATAACCTGGTGGCCCGAGTGACTATTTTGCAACAAGAATCATGTTGTGTTGGTCCTTTGTTCAAAGCTCACTGGCCCTGCACTATACTTAAGCAGAAGCCAACATCGACAGTGCAGTCCACAGGCCCTGCGCCTGCCCCCTACTCTGCTCCGGCCTCATCCCCTCCTCACCACTGGGCTCCAGTCACACTGCCGGGCACACCTCCGCCCCTTCCACATGCCTGccgcagggcctttgcactgccaAGACGCTGTCCCCTGGAACCCATGtgactctctccttcccttccctccagtTTTTGCACAAACGTAACTTATCAAGACTTCCCTGACCACCACATCAAAGTCTTAACTGGCCTATCCCCACCCCCGCCTCTCTgttcttcttcctttatttttctccatagtgcTCCTCACTGCCTAACATATGATACATTGTGCTGATGTCAAGGCCTGACACGCTCAAGAAATACTGGTTGTTCAATGAGTATTTGCAAAGAACTCAGTGGTAAACAAACGTTCCTCCACAGTAGTTTTGGGTTTGCACGTGACACCCCTTCCTTTGCTTCTGCAGCCAGCACCGGTGGGCAACCAGCTGGCTGTGCGCCCCAGGCGAGTCCATCAGGTAGGAACATGAGTCCCTACTAGACCCCGTCAATGTCAAATGCAATCCTCTCTGAGTGGAGGTTGGAGGAGACAATTCTATGCTCAAAGGCACACTCCGACTGCCCCCCAGATTGAGAAATCCCCCCTGAGTTTGTGTCAATGATGCTCCAGACGCCACACCTCCAGGGAGCCGGGCCATGACCTTCGATGGGGACACATTCATAGCGCTCAGCTCCTCTGCACACACGCGGTTCACCTGAGCCCCAGGCTGCTTGTTTTTCTGGGCAGCCACTCAGCTGACCTTATTTCTCGTAAACACTGCTAATTGCTTGGCCTCCGGGGACAGGCCCGTTGTGCTCATCAGCAGGGAGCAGAGACACAGGGAGGGCCCTGCCCGGCACACGGATGCAGCCCCAGGAAACATCACACCTCACGGTCTCCACACGACCAGGACCCGAGGCCAGGCGGTGTCTCGCACTGCAGGCATCGTGGGCCATTCTGGGGGGTGATGACTCAGTGTTCCATACCCAGGGTGACCTGCTTTTTGAAACTTTGTGGGACTGAGAGGTAAATACTCAATtccgtgcatgctaagtcacttcagccacgtctgactctttgtgatcctatggacggaagcacaccagactcctctgtccttgggaattctccaggcaaggatactggagtgggttgccatgccctcctccaggggatcttcctgacccagggattgaacccatgtctcttatgtcttgtgcattggcaggtgggttctttaccactggcgccacctgggaattacTGAGCCCTAAAACagagtattgggcttcccaggtggctccgtggtaaagaatccgtctgcagtgcaagagatgcaggagatatgagtttgatcccgaggccagaaagattcccctggagaagaaaatggcactccaccccagtattcttgcctggaaaatcccatgcacagaggagcctggcaggctgcagtccatggggttgtaaaagagtcagatatgacttactGAATAAACAACGACAAATAATAACACAGGGTATTAACTACAGACGCAGCAGCTGTGCATTTAGATTGACCTGCTTGGACCCCAGCGGAGCGCCTTGGAAGTATCATGTGCTTCCAGAGACAGAACCCGAGAAAGCACGCtgcagggaagaaaggaagaagcagcTCTGAAGGCGGGATCAAACTCACAAGGACATTCAAAATAtagagaactgacttgtggacacagcaggggaaggagagggtggaacaaACTGAGAAAGCAGCACTGACAAACACATACCatcatgtgtaaagtagatagctggtgggaagttgctgtaaATCACAGGGACAGCAGCCTGACACTCTGATGACccagagaggggtggggagggcagctcaagagggaggggatatacatatataattaggactgattcacactgctgtaaggcagaaaccaacgcagcattgtaaagcaactttcctctaattaaagaataaaaaacatataaACCTATAACCACAGAGGAGACAATCCATAAATCCACAGCACACAGAGTTTCCAAGGCAGCAGGGAGGTCACCATGACTCACCCCTACCTTGTATGACATATGGGTGGGGTTGGTTTGTTTCCTGAGagttaggtattttttttttaattgattgtatTATATGGGAAGCCAAAATGCACCACATAAATTTATGCCTTTATTAACGAAAaacaagattaaaacaaaaaagacaacacTTCAAGTGAAAATCTGGTggctgtcttctttggagaccaAGCAACCCTGCCTTCCACTTCATGTTCATATACACGAAATTACACACAAGCCTCCaaggaatgaaaggaaaatcACCTGGAAATACTGTTTCTCAAACGCTCGGCTCACaatcagctttttaaagaaagtcaAGCACAATAGACACTGTTGATTTTTTGGAACCTCCATCATTCGAAAATTCCCTGGGAATTTCCTAAGGAAAAAATAACTATAGGAGCATAAGATTTCCATCTCTGCTCATTCCAAGTGCATCTTCTATGGAAAAGGGCCCATCTCTCCGGACTTCCATTTTCTTTGCCACCAAAACCTTGCCTTGCAGACATCTTTCTATAAACCAACCCAAATGCTTGAATTGCAGTTTGGGCAACAATGaccagaaaataaacatttcttctcCACTGACATGCTGAATGTACAGAGGTGCTCATTCTTAGTAGATCACGTgaacagagaggaaaaggggaggcACCCCCCccaacacatgcacacaaataaaCAGCCCCATGGCTGAGCCCAGCCTTGCACGgcctcctctctcctcatccACGTCACTCCCAATAATCCCGGTCTCAGAAAGGAGCATTCCAATCACAGCCACTGATATTCACACGACCGCAACAGACCCCAAAGCTGGCCGCTTACCTTCATGCTTGTAGGTCATCTCCTGGCAGCCAGAAAAGTACAGACACACCAGGGTgcagagacagaggaaaaaggagaaatacaGGACAAGGAGGATGTACTCCATGGTGGGGATGGCGGGGTTTGGGGGGGCTAGCCCATGTGAGTCAGGGGAGCTGGAAGCCACATCACTGCCACCAAATTCCAGGCCTCTCTCGAGTCCTAGGAGGAAGCACCGATTCTTCTGCAGAGCACTCTCGTTTCCTCGACCACAGTAGGCCCACTgccttccttctccactgcacCGTTCTGAGAACAACCAGGATGCTCCAGAAGGCGTGCCTTATTAAAAGGGATGCCGGCTCTGGGGCAGATCGTGGGCTGAGAGGAGCCAGTTTCCAGGGGCCAGGCCTGGGTGAATCAGTCACAGCAGATAGCCTTCAGGCTGGCTGATTCTCTGGGGGTtttcctcccagccccaggctccccaAGTCGCACTGTTGTCAGGGCCCCTGGGAACAGCACTAGCAACCGTGATGCTAAGAGAGCCTTCTTCAGGACCAGAGCACAGAACGAGGAGGTGCCTCCTGCCTCATGCGCTTAGGAAATTTCTCTGTTCATCCCCTCACCCTGTGCGTGCCCCAGACTAGCTAAACTCATGGGTTCTTAGCAATTCTTCCATAAGCATCTGTTTCACCTTTTATATGAACTGAAGCAAACCACCATCCAATAGAAAAATGGCAACTAGCGTGGGCCTCAGTTCCCATACCCATGTAGCACCTATGAGGGCATCTTCTTGCAGATGCTTCTCTAGCTACAGATCAAATTTAAAAACCTTCCTAGTGGGAAAAAAGGGTAGATTTTACCATTAAAAAGTAAACCTTTTTTATCTGAAAGGTATTAAAgcaaccctggaggagggcatggcaacccactccagtgttcttgcctggagaatccccacggacagaggagcctggcgggccacagtccatggggtcgcaaagagtcagacacgactgagcgactaagcacaaagcGACATTAAGAGGCAAAGAATAATTCACAAAAGTGagtgctaagacacttcagttgtgtccgactctttgcaatcctatgcactgcagtctgccaggttcctctgtccatgggacagaactgaactgacctgaagctGCTAATGCTGTTTGGGTCACCACATGGGACAGTCTGCTTGAGAAAGAGGCCAGTCCAGAGGAAAGCACACTTGAAAGATGAAgatggacagttcagttcagttcagtcactcagtcgtgtccaactctttgcgaccccatgaaccgcaccacatcaggtctccctgtccatcaccaactcccggagtccacccaaacccatgtccattgagtcggtgatgccatccaaccatctcatcctctgtcatcccctatttctcctgtcctcaatcttccccagcatcagggtcttttccaatgagtcagctctccacattagctggccaaagaattgaaggttcagctttaacatcagtccttccaatgaacacccaggactggtctcctttaggatggactggttggatctccttgtagtccaagggactcccaagagtcttctccaacaccacagttcaaaagcatcaattcttcggcgctcagctttctttatagtccaactctcacatccatacatgaccactggaaaaaccatagccttgactagatggacctttgttgacaaagtaatgtctctgcttttcaatatgctgtctaggttggtcataactttccttccaaggagtaagcatcttttaatttcatggctgcaatcaccacatgcagtgattttggagcccagaaaaataaattcagccaagTCCCTGACAATTGTGTGTGAACATCTGGATCCAGCCGTACCTGAAACCAGACCCTAGACTTCTCAGttatataaatttgtttatttgcttaaatGACTTTGAATTTTTGGCACTAGCAACAGAAGAAAATCTTGGCtaatggggaggagggagataatTCTAGAAATCAAGCCATCTGCAAATTGTTGAGTTCTGCAACAAACCTAAAGACTTGATTTCTCTCTAAGCTGCTCTGCAGTTGGACCCtcaagaaaaatcaaagataGCCTCTGCCTGATAGAAGGATTCCTGGCTCTGCGGAAACAATGACACATGTACAGTGGGCTGCCTCCTGGATCTACTTAGACCCACTTTGCCAGAAATTCAAGAATGAAAATTCCTCTGTACCCACCACCTGACATTCTGTTAAGCCCAAGGCAACAAGTTGCACCAAGACAATGGTGAGAGGGATGAGGGGATGGAGGGGCTGAGAGCTGTTCTGCCTTGGCTGGACACGGGCTGCCACAGGGTCGGGGCAGGAGATGAGCAGGACCAGGTCCCGGAAGCCCCTGAGGGCCCAGCCCAAGAGCCCTAGCCTCATCTCCTAAGAAATGGAGAACCAGTGGAGGGTTTTTTTAGGAAGAAGGTGGCAGGGTAAGACTTGTGCCTTAAAAAGACAGCTCTGGTGGGAGGAAGATGCTGGAAGCAGGGGAGCAGCCAGGGAGGCTGTGGCAATGGTCCCAGGGCAGCAGATGAGGACCCAAAGGAAGGAGGTGGAGGCAGATGAGGAGGCaagggcctggaggggagggtcTGGAATCGGGGAGCCTTTGCCTCAAGCCCCTTCACACTGGATCTAGGGTCCCCTCCTAACACCAGGCAGGGGGCCAGGAGCTGTAGACCTGCCTTTGAGCCAGGCCCTCTCTGAAGACTGAGTCTCACTCCCAGGCTCACTCCTCGTGTTGGGGTTTCCTGCCCTGCTAGAATACATTGCCTATGACCAACGTTACTTCCTGTCTATTCCAAAGTCTTTGGAAGTGATCTGGATGTCCCCATGGGCATTGCTATGCGAGATGCGGTGCCCTGGGCAGGCGAAATGGCCAAGTCAGGCTCCAAGTTctgctctccctccctccattgCCCAGCAACCTGCGATGCTGCCCCAGGTAGGACAGTACAGACCGCACTTGCGGCTGAGCCACTCAGCTGCCTGAGTGGCCCTGTACCTTCAAAACCGCGCCCGTGTTCTATCTCCAGGGCCCCAGTGTTTTCCCGGGTCCTTTATCAAAGGGCCCACAAACCCAGCAGGTGGCCCTTGGAGCAGCTCCCAGGGGGCTTCATGTGCTTCGGATGTGAAGCTTAGCCAACCGCCTGGCTGTTGAGGAGGGAACAAGGTGATGGGCTGCTGCCCAGGCTGGAAGGGCCAAGCCTTCATCCCTTCCAAGGACCGAAACATGGAGCGAAAGCTCTTGGCTGCCTGCTGCCTGGAGGGGAACCCCAGAAAGGCTGCAAGGATGAACAGCCCCCTTAGTCCATGTGATCGAGCCCCATGGTGCGGGCCGGGCGCTGTGCTAGGGGCCGCTCATAACCCAGCAAATGAGGCAGGAGCCAGCCCTCCCCACGCTCAAAGGCTGATGATGGAGCCATGGGGAGAAGGCAGTCCAGGGACAAAGTCAAGTGGAAATGACCAGAGATGGGAAAAAAGGTTTCTTTGGCTACTTAAAAATGGAGAAAGCGTGCAGGTGATGTAAAGCACTCAGGCGTGTGGCCAGGCTAAGGCATGGCGCCCCAGCTTCTGTCCCAGGGCAGCCTCGGGTGCCCGGGTTCTTTCCCCCACAAGGCCATGGGCTTGACCTCGGGGTGCAAGGTCAAGTTCGGACAGGTTTTAAGTGTACTGTCAAGAGTGAGTGAATGCAGGAGCCACGGACCAGGAGTGACCTACAAGATCCCCGGAGGTGAGCTGCGTCCTGGTGACAGCAGACCCCTGGTCCATTAGGGAGAGGGGTCTACAGAGATGACACTTGAATCCCAGGAAGGGCCTGTTCTCTGGTGGTGCTGTGAAGTTTCCCAGCCTCCCTCAAAGGATGGGGATGTCACCTCACTGCTGCCTGaaactgtctctctctttctaaaaatgtagt is part of the Odocoileus virginianus isolate 20LAN1187 ecotype Illinois chromosome 29, Ovbor_1.2, whole genome shotgun sequence genome and harbors:
- the LOC139032023 gene encoding uncharacterized protein, which produces MEYILLVLYFSFFLCLCTLVCLYFSGCQEMTYKHEGKRPALGSVAVV